A genome region from Baekduia alba includes the following:
- a CDS encoding acetyl-CoA C-acetyltransferase, translating into MAASEALVFDAIRTPRGKGKSNGSLHGTKPVDLVVGLMHEMLVRNEKLDPNRVDDVVLGCVSPVGDQGADIAKTAAIKAGLPDTVAGVQLNRFCASGLEAVNIGAQKVASGWEDLVFVGGVESMSRVPMGSDGGAWAMDPETNYDTSFIPQGVGADLIATIEEFSRDDVDAYAARSQERAATAQAEGRFAGSVVPVKDLNENVVLDNDEFIRAGTTVETLGKLKPSFAAMGEMGGFDAVALQKYHWVEKIDHVHTPGNSSGIVDGASLLAIGNEAVGHDLGLTPRARILATAVSGADPTIMLTGPAPASKKALAKAGLTAEDLDLVEINEAFAAVVLRFVRDMELDLDKVNVNGGAIAMGHPLGATGGMILGTLVDELHRTGGQYGLATLCVGGGMGIATVVEAI; encoded by the coding sequence ATGGCAGCCTCAGAGGCGTTGGTCTTCGACGCCATCCGGACCCCGCGTGGCAAGGGCAAGAGCAATGGCTCCTTGCACGGGACCAAGCCCGTCGACCTCGTGGTCGGCCTGATGCACGAGATGCTCGTCCGCAACGAGAAGCTCGACCCCAACCGGGTCGACGACGTCGTGCTCGGCTGCGTCTCCCCCGTCGGCGACCAGGGCGCCGACATCGCCAAGACCGCCGCGATCAAGGCCGGTCTGCCGGACACCGTCGCCGGCGTCCAGCTCAACCGCTTCTGCGCCTCCGGCCTGGAGGCCGTGAACATCGGCGCCCAGAAGGTCGCCTCCGGCTGGGAGGACCTCGTCTTCGTCGGCGGCGTCGAGTCGATGTCGCGCGTCCCGATGGGCTCCGACGGCGGCGCCTGGGCGATGGACCCCGAGACCAACTACGACACGTCGTTCATCCCGCAGGGCGTCGGCGCCGACCTCATCGCGACGATCGAGGAGTTCTCGCGCGACGACGTCGACGCCTACGCCGCCCGCTCGCAGGAGCGCGCCGCGACCGCGCAGGCCGAGGGCCGCTTCGCCGGCTCGGTCGTCCCGGTCAAGGACCTCAACGAGAACGTGGTCCTCGACAACGACGAGTTCATCCGCGCCGGCACGACGGTCGAGACGCTGGGCAAGCTCAAGCCCTCGTTCGCCGCGATGGGCGAGATGGGCGGCTTCGACGCCGTGGCGCTGCAGAAGTACCACTGGGTCGAGAAGATCGACCACGTCCACACGCCCGGCAACTCCTCGGGCATCGTCGACGGCGCCTCGCTGCTGGCGATCGGCAACGAGGCCGTCGGCCACGACCTCGGCCTCACGCCGCGCGCACGGATCCTGGCCACCGCCGTGAGCGGCGCCGACCCGACGATCATGCTGACCGGCCCGGCGCCGGCGTCCAAGAAGGCGCTCGCCAAGGCCGGCCTCACCGCCGAGGACCTCGACCTGGTCGAGATCAACGAGGCGTTCGCTGCGGTCGTCCTGCGCTTCGTGCGCGACATGGAGCTCGACCTGGACAAGGTCAACGTCAACGGCGGCGCGATCGCCATGGGCCACCCGCTCGGCGCGACCGGCGGCATGATCCTCGGCACGCTCGTCGACGAGCTTCACCGAACGGGTGGCCAGTACGGCCTCGCCACGCTCTGCGTCGGCGGCGGCATGGGCATCGCGACCGTCGTGGAGGCGATCTAG